One Comamonas endophytica DNA window includes the following coding sequences:
- a CDS encoding TRAP transporter substrate-binding protein, translating to MPEITRRSVLRSLSAVPAASIASGMAAFPGIARAAEFSYKYGNNLPVTHPLNIRAQEAADRILRETKGRVEIKIFPNNQLGGDTDMLAQVRSGGIEFFTPSALVIATLVPVAAINAIGFAFSDYSQVWSAMDGKLGAHVRAAIGKMRLYAFDRMWDNGFRQTTSSKAPVASARDLDGLKIRVPVSPLSISMFKGLGAAPASLQFSEVYSSLQTKIVDAQENPLPIIQVAKLYEVQKFASLTNHIWDGYWFVANGRAWDRLPPDLKTIVAAAINDAGLQQREDIRKLNESVITDLQAKGLQINRPAADSFRAKLRESGFYAEWKGRFGNEAWGLLEQSVGKLA from the coding sequence ATGCCTGAAATCACCCGCCGCAGCGTCCTGCGCAGCCTGTCCGCCGTTCCCGCGGCATCCATCGCCAGTGGCATGGCCGCGTTCCCGGGAATCGCACGCGCCGCCGAATTCTCGTACAAGTACGGCAACAACCTGCCGGTGACCCACCCGCTGAACATCCGTGCCCAGGAAGCGGCCGACCGCATCCTCAGGGAGACCAAGGGCCGCGTCGAGATCAAGATCTTCCCGAACAACCAGCTCGGTGGCGACACCGACATGCTGGCCCAGGTGCGCTCGGGCGGCATCGAGTTTTTCACGCCCTCGGCGCTGGTGATCGCCACGCTGGTGCCGGTGGCGGCCATCAATGCCATTGGGTTCGCGTTCTCCGACTACAGCCAGGTCTGGTCGGCCATGGACGGCAAGCTGGGCGCCCACGTGCGCGCCGCCATCGGCAAGATGCGGCTGTATGCGTTCGACAGGATGTGGGACAACGGCTTTCGCCAGACCACCAGCAGCAAGGCGCCCGTGGCCAGCGCCAGGGACCTCGACGGCCTGAAGATCCGCGTGCCGGTGAGCCCGCTGTCGATCTCGATGTTCAAGGGCCTGGGCGCCGCCCCCGCGAGCCTGCAGTTCAGCGAGGTCTACTCCTCGCTGCAGACGAAGATCGTCGATGCGCAGGAGAACCCGCTGCCGATCATCCAGGTGGCCAAGCTCTACGAAGTGCAGAAGTTCGCCTCGCTGACCAACCATATCTGGGACGGCTACTGGTTCGTGGCCAACGGCCGCGCCTGGGACCGTCTGCCGCCCGACCTCAAGACCATCGTTGCCGCGGCCATCAACGACGCCGGCCTGCAGCAGCGCGAGGACATCCGCAAGCTCAATGAATCGGTGATCACCGACCTGCAGGCCAAGGGGCTGCAGATCAACCGCCCGGCGGCCGACAGTTTCCGCGCCAAGCTGCGCGAATCGGGCTTCTACGCCGAGTGGAAGGGCCGCTTCGGCAACGAAGCCTGGGGGCTGCTGGAACAGTCCGTCGGCAAGCTCGCCTGA